A segment of the Micromonospora sediminicola genome:
TGGAACGCCTCCGGCCTGGCCGAGCTGACCAAGAACTTCGTCTACCCGGCGTTCCGGGCCGCCGGGATCACCACCAGGGTGCTGGTGCACGACTGGAACTACGGCGACTACGGCACCATCGGCTCCGGGCTGCTGGCCGACAGCGCGGTACGGACCGACCCGCTCTTCGGCGGCATCGCCTGGCACGGCTACTTCGGTGACCCGGCGGTCGGCAGCCAGGTACGCGGCCAGTATCCGGCGGTGCCGCAGTTCAGCACCGAGCACTCCGGCGGCACCTGGATCACCAACCAGCACAACGAGGACATGACCGACATCGTCACCTACGCGCGGAACTGGAGCCGCAGCGTGGTGAAGTGGAGCCTGGCGGTCAACCAGAACATGGGCCCGCACAACGGCGGCTGCGGCACCTGCACCGGCCTGATCACGGTGCAGGAGGGCGGCGCGCGGGCCGGCCAGGTCGACTACACCATCGAGTACTACACCACCGGGCACCTGACCAAGTTCGTCCGGCCCGGCGCGACCCGGATCGACTCCACCGCCAACGGCACCGTGCCGAACGTCGCCTACCGCAACCCGGACGGCTCCAAGGCGCTGCTCGCGCACAACGGCGGCACGTCGGCGCAGTCGGTGCGCGTGGTGTGGGGCGGGCAGTCGTTCACCTACACGCTGCCGGCCCGCACCACCGCCACGTTCACCTGGTCCGGCACGCAGTCCGGTGGCGGCGGGTCGGCGACCGGCCTGGTCACCGGCATCGGCGGCAAGTGCCTGGACGTGACCGACAACGCCAGCGCCGACGGCACCCCGGTGCAGATCTGGGGCTGCTTCGGCGGGGCCAACCAGCAGTGGACCCGCGCCGCCGACGGCACGCTGCGCGCGCTCGGCAAGTGCCTGGACGTGGCCGGCGGGGGCACCGCCGACGGCACCCGGGTGCAGCTGTGGACCTGCAACGGCAGCGCCGCCCAGCAGTGGACCTGGACCGCCGGCCGGGACCTGGTCAACCCGCAGGCGAACAAGTGCCTCGACGTCACCGGCAACACCTCCGCCGACGGGGCGAAGACGCAGATCTGGAGCTGCACCGGCGGGGCCAACCAGAAGTGGACGCTGCCGTCCTGACCCGAGCGGCCGGGCCGGCGGCAGCGCCGACCCGGCCGCTCGGCGGCGATGCCGACCCGGCCGCTCAGCGGCGATGCCGACCCGGCCGCTCAGCGGCCCCGCGTGACCCGGGCCGGGCGGACCGCCGGCTCGCGGGGCACGCCGCCCTCGCGCAGCAGCCGGGCCATCGGCAGGGTGGCCGCGCCCATCGCGACCGCGTCCGGCCCGAGCCGGCACAGCTCGATCGAGGTCTGGGCGTACGGCTGGCGCAGCGCGTGCCGCGCGGTGGCCTCGCGGATCGCCGGCAGGTGCCGCTCGCCCAGTGCCAGCCCGGCCCAGCCGCCGAGCACCACCCGCTCCGGGTTGAACAGGTTCACCAGGTTCGCCACCCCGGCGCCGAGGTAGCCGACCGTCTCGTCGATCACCGTCGCGGCGGTGCGGCCGGTGGCGCGCAGCAGCTCGCCGAAGGCGGTCTCCTCGTCGCCGCCGGCCGCCGGTCGACCCCGGTTGGCCTGCCGGAACCGGTCGAGCACCCCCTCCGCCCCGACGTACGCCTCGAGGCAGCCGAGGTTGCCGCACCGACAGCGGCGTCCCCCGTACACGATGGTGGTGTGGCCCCACTCGCCGGCGCTGCTGTGCGCGCCGCGGTAGCCGACGCCGTCGGCGACCACGCAGGCACCCACGCCGGAGCCGACCAGGGCGATCACCGCGTGGCGCACGCCCCGGCCGGCGCCGAACCACATCTCGGCCTGCCCGAGCGTCTTCGCGCCGTTGTCCACGTGCACCGGGACGTCGGTGCCGGCGCGCAGCATCGCGCCGAGCGGGACGCCGTCCCAGCCGAGGGTCTGCGCGTGCACCACGGCGTCGGCGGTCCGCTCGACCGTGCCGGCCACGGCGACGCCGAAGCCGAGCACGGCGGCCGGGTCGACGCCGGCCTGCTCGGTCACCGCGGCGAGGCCGTGCAGCAGGTGCGTGGCGACCTGGCGCGGGTCGGGCTCGGCGGCGGCGATCGGGTACTCGGCCTTGGCCAGCGCGGTCATGGCCAGGTCGAACAGCTCGACCTGCACCCGGGTCTCGCCCACGTCGGCGCCGACCAGGTAGCCGTAGCCGGGGGCCACGCGCAGCAGCACCCGGGGACGGCCGCCGTCGGACTCGACCGAGCCGGCCTCCTCGACCAGCCCTTCGGCGATCATCTCGCCGACCAGGTTGCTCACGCTGGCCAGGCTCAGCGCGGTCGACTGGCCCAGCTCGTGCCGGCTGAGCGGGCCGTCCAGCCAGATCCGGGTGAGCAGGACCGACCGGTTGGCCCGGCGCATGTCGCGCACCGTGGTGCGTCTGGCGTCCACGTCCGCCGCCGTCCTTCCCCCGGCCGCCCGCCGGGCGACCTGCATTCACGCCGTGAACCAAGTGGTGACAGACTACTGCGCATTTACATTTAACAAAGTTAACTGATAGCCTCCGGCGCATCGATGAGGAGGTATGTCATGCGACTCGGACGCGGGATGACCGCGCTACTCGGTGGCGTCGCGCTGCTCGCCGCCACCGCCGCCCTGCCGGCCACCGCCGGCGCCACGCCCACCGGCACCCGCAGCGCGCTGGTGGCGTGCGACGCGCCGGCCTGGGCCGAGGGCGTCACCTGGACCGCCGGCAGCCGGGCCAGCTACGGCGGACGGCTCTACCAGGCGCTGGTGACGCACACCCCGCCGGTCGGCGCCGGCTGGACCCCGGCCGCGGTGCCGGCGCTCTGGAGCGATCTCGGCGCCTGCACCGGCAGCACCCCGTCGCCCAGCCCCACCACGCGACCGCCGTCGCCCACCCCCACGCCCACGCCCTCCCCCACCCGGACACCGACCCCCACGCCCACCCCGACCGCCACGCCCAGCCCGACCACGCCGGGCGGTGACACCTGCGCGCTGAAGTCCCGGCCGACCGGCAAGGTGCTGCAGGGCTACTGGGAGAACTGGGACGGTGCGGCCAACGGCGTGCACCCCGGGCTCGGCTGGATCCCGATCACCGACTCCCGGATCCCCGGGCACGGCTACAACGTGCTGACCACGGCGTTCCCGGTGATCCGCGCCGACGGCACCGTGCTCTGGGAGGACGGCATGGACGCCGGGGTGAAGGTGCCCACCCCGGCGCAGGTGTGCCAGGCCAAGGCCGCCGGGCTGACCGTGCTGCTGTCCATCGGCGGGGCCGCCGCCGGCATCGACCTCAGCTCCGCCGCGGTCGCCGACCGATTCGTCGCCACCGTCGTGCCGATCCTCAAGCGCCACAACTTCGACGGCATCGACATCGACATCGAGACCGGGCTGACCGGCAGCGGGACCATCACCCAGCTCTCACCCTCGCAGTCCAACCTGATCCGGATCATCGACGGGGTGCTGGCCCAGATGCCGGCCGGTTTCGGGCTCACCATGGCGCCGGAGACCGCGTACGTCACCGGCGGCAGCGTCACCTACGGCTCGATCTGGGGCGCGTACCTGCCGATCGTGAAGAAGTACGCGGACAACGGCCGGCTCTGGTGGCTGAACATGCAGTACTACAACGGCTCGATGTACGGCTGCGCCGGCGACTCGTACCCGGCCGGCACCGTGGCCGGTTTCGTGGCCCAGACCAACTGCCTCGACGCCGGCCTGGTCGTGCAGGGCACCACCATCCGGGTGCCGCTGGACCGGCAGGTCCCCGGGCTGCCCGCGCAGACCGGCGCCGGCGGCGGCTACCTGAGCCCGGCCCTGGTGGGCCAGGCGTGGAACACCTACCAGGGCCGGCTCAAGGGGCTGATGACCTGGTCGATCAACTGGGACGGCTCGAAGGGCTGGACGTTCGGCGACAACGTCCGCGCGCTGCAGGGCCGCTGAGACGCGACGCGGGGCCCCGTCGACCCCGACGGGGCCCCGCGCGCGGGAGGTCAGCCGACGGCGATCTTCTTCGGCGTGGTCTTCGAGTCCAGCCAGGCGTTGATCAGCTTGGTGAAGTCGCGGCCGGTCTGCTTGTTGACGAAGGCGATGAACGACGCCCGGTCCTGCTGGGTGTTGCGCTGGTCCTGCACCCAGGCGCGGGCCAGGGCGAAGAACGCCTTGTCGCCCAGCTCGCGGTGGATCTCGCGGAGCATGGCCGCCGGGCAGAGGTAGACGTTGCCCTCGGCGAACCGCTTCGGGTCGGGCCGGCCGGGCGGGCCGAGCTTCTTGCGCAGGACGGCGTCGCCCTCGCGCAGGTACCGGTCCAGGCTGGCCTCGCTGAGCTTCAGCGTCTCCTGGGTGTAGAGGTCCTGGGCGTACTTCGCCCAGCCCTCGTTCAACCACAGGTCGGTCCAGGTGGTCGGCGTGATCGAGTTGCCGAACCACTGGTGGGTGTACTCGTGCAGCAGGTCGCTGCCCCAGCGGTCACGGCGGGCCTTCGTGTTCTCGATCTCGCGGCCCATCGTGATCATCTGCTGGGTCTCCATACCCGACGCCGAGTCCACCACCACACCGCCGGAGGGGAACGGGTACGGGCCGAACTTCTTCTCCAGCCACGCCAGGTACTGCGGGGACTTCTTCAGG
Coding sequences within it:
- a CDS encoding ricin-type beta-trefoil lectin domain protein, whose translation is MSPTTVARLAGRVALTLCLTAGLATAVPAAPAHAAGERVDVWLTTTSDSGGRTVTRGLQQQSPLAFAATSPGATHTVTVDENTRYQPFEGAGASITDTTAYLLRGGPVSAATRDAVMRKLFSPTDGIGLSFVRNPIGASDLSRPGHVSLDDTCCDLGDFGANGYDTNVELLTAQARQLNPALRVMVVPWSAPGWMKDNGRMDQMGWLKWEHYATYAQYLVRTIQAYAARGVTVDYLSVQNEPNCCQAGNPTAMDYPGMSWNASGLAELTKNFVYPAFRAAGITTRVLVHDWNYGDYGTIGSGLLADSAVRTDPLFGGIAWHGYFGDPAVGSQVRGQYPAVPQFSTEHSGGTWITNQHNEDMTDIVTYARNWSRSVVKWSLAVNQNMGPHNGGCGTCTGLITVQEGGARAGQVDYTIEYYTTGHLTKFVRPGATRIDSTANGTVPNVAYRNPDGSKALLAHNGGTSAQSVRVVWGGQSFTYTLPARTTATFTWSGTQSGGGGSATGLVTGIGGKCLDVTDNASADGTPVQIWGCFGGANQQWTRAADGTLRALGKCLDVAGGGTADGTRVQLWTCNGSAAQQWTWTAGRDLVNPQANKCLDVTGNTSADGAKTQIWSCTGGANQKWTLPS
- a CDS encoding glycosyl hydrolase family 18 protein; the protein is MRLGRGMTALLGGVALLAATAALPATAGATPTGTRSALVACDAPAWAEGVTWTAGSRASYGGRLYQALVTHTPPVGAGWTPAAVPALWSDLGACTGSTPSPSPTTRPPSPTPTPTPSPTRTPTPTPTPTATPSPTTPGGDTCALKSRPTGKVLQGYWENWDGAANGVHPGLGWIPITDSRIPGHGYNVLTTAFPVIRADGTVLWEDGMDAGVKVPTPAQVCQAKAAGLTVLLSIGGAAAGIDLSSAAVADRFVATVVPILKRHNFDGIDIDIETGLTGSGTITQLSPSQSNLIRIIDGVLAQMPAGFGLTMAPETAYVTGGSVTYGSIWGAYLPIVKKYADNGRLWWLNMQYYNGSMYGCAGDSYPAGTVAGFVAQTNCLDAGLVVQGTTIRVPLDRQVPGLPAQTGAGGGYLSPALVGQAWNTYQGRLKGLMTWSINWDGSKGWTFGDNVRALQGR
- a CDS encoding ROK family transcriptional regulator, whose product is MDARRTTVRDMRRANRSVLLTRIWLDGPLSRHELGQSTALSLASVSNLVGEMIAEGLVEEAGSVESDGGRPRVLLRVAPGYGYLVGADVGETRVQVELFDLAMTALAKAEYPIAAAEPDPRQVATHLLHGLAAVTEQAGVDPAAVLGFGVAVAGTVERTADAVVHAQTLGWDGVPLGAMLRAGTDVPVHVDNGAKTLGQAEMWFGAGRGVRHAVIALVGSGVGACVVADGVGYRGAHSSAGEWGHTTIVYGGRRCRCGNLGCLEAYVGAEGVLDRFRQANRGRPAAGGDEETAFGELLRATGRTAATVIDETVGYLGAGVANLVNLFNPERVVLGGWAGLALGERHLPAIREATARHALRQPYAQTSIELCRLGPDAVAMGAATLPMARLLREGGVPREPAVRPARVTRGR